A single genomic interval of Bacteroidota bacterium harbors:
- a CDS encoding YihY/virulence factor BrkB family protein, which translates to MAGNFLHKIAKSKLVASFIKISRRIILPGFEGLPLYDVLLFFFKGLQKGAITTRASSLAFNFFLAVFPSIIFLFTLIPYVPIDNFQVTLFELLKEVMPKAAFEAAEGTIVDIIKNQHGGLLSIGFISALYFSTNGFNAMIEGFNNTYHQIETRSAIKQQLIALALVLITTTLLIVAIALIIYSQLILVKFPLGRASYYLILFGRFAIVFLLFFCIISFIYYLGPVKKIRWKFVSAGSTFSTILALLTSLGFAYYVNNFGTYNKLYGSIGTLIIVLLWIYFNSIVLLLGFELNVSIHSAKKTRSHIS; encoded by the coding sequence ATGGCCGGTAACTTCCTGCATAAAATAGCTAAGTCTAAGCTAGTGGCTTCATTTATAAAAATCAGCCGACGCATAATTTTACCTGGCTTTGAAGGATTGCCCTTATATGATGTTTTACTGTTCTTTTTTAAAGGACTTCAGAAAGGTGCAATAACCACACGTGCATCCTCATTGGCTTTCAATTTTTTTTTAGCAGTATTCCCGTCAATCATCTTCCTTTTTACACTTATCCCTTACGTACCAATTGATAATTTCCAGGTCACCTTATTTGAATTACTGAAGGAAGTAATGCCCAAAGCCGCGTTTGAGGCGGCAGAGGGGACAATTGTAGATATTATCAAAAATCAACATGGCGGTTTATTGTCGATCGGCTTTATAAGTGCATTATATTTTTCAACGAATGGTTTTAACGCCATGATAGAAGGATTTAACAACACTTATCATCAGATTGAGACGCGGAGTGCTATCAAGCAGCAGCTAATAGCATTAGCGCTTGTGCTAATAACTACCACCCTCCTTATTGTTGCCATTGCATTGATCATATACAGCCAGTTAATACTTGTAAAATTTCCGCTGGGCCGGGCCTCCTATTATCTCATCCTGTTTGGCCGTTTTGCAATCGTCTTTCTTTTGTTTTTCTGTATTATTTCATTTATTTATTACCTGGGCCCCGTAAAAAAAATAAGATGGAAATTCGTTTCCGCCGGCTCAACTTTTTCAACCATACTGGCATTACTTACTTCATTGGGATTCGCCTATTACGTCAATAACTTTGGCACTTACAACAAGCTATATGGCTCCATCGGAACATTGATAATTGTTCTGCTGTGGATCTATTTTAATTCTATTGTACTGCTGCTGGGCTTCGAACTGAATGTAAGTATACA